Proteins encoded in a region of the Thermocaproicibacter melissae genome:
- the rlmN gene encoding 23S rRNA (adenine(2503)-C(2))-methyltransferase RlmN produces the protein MTLEELKERFTQCGLKSFHALQVYHWLARGVVSFDEMTDLSKQLREKLAGEYYIPRADIERKYCSKLDDTVKYLFRMHDGQFVESVLMHYHHGWTICISSQVGCKMNCAFCATGKSGYARNLLPSEMLAQVQSAQADAGIRISNIVLMGMGEPLDNYENVLRFLTLVSSDEGMNIGMRHISLSTCGIVDKIYDLAEKRLQLTLSVSLHAPNDNIRSRLMPVNSRWNVEEFLKACRYYLNCTGRRISFEYALIGGVNDSSECAEELAAKLEGMLCHVNLIPVNNVKGSPFRPSTPEREQQFLRILGKAGINATVRRTLGADIDASCGQLRRRYEEEAAHV, from the coding sequence ATGACACTGGAAGAACTGAAGGAACGTTTCACGCAGTGCGGCTTGAAGTCGTTTCATGCTCTTCAGGTGTATCATTGGCTGGCCCGGGGCGTTGTGAGCTTCGACGAAATGACAGACTTGTCAAAGCAGCTTCGTGAAAAATTAGCGGGTGAATACTACATACCCCGCGCCGACATTGAAAGAAAATACTGCTCCAAACTCGATGATACCGTAAAATACCTCTTTCGCATGCATGATGGGCAGTTTGTGGAAAGCGTTCTCATGCATTACCACCATGGATGGACCATCTGCATTTCCTCGCAGGTCGGCTGCAAGATGAATTGTGCCTTTTGCGCAACGGGCAAAAGCGGCTACGCGAGGAATCTGCTTCCTTCGGAAATGCTTGCACAGGTGCAGTCAGCGCAGGCTGATGCCGGCATACGCATTTCCAACATCGTGCTCATGGGCATGGGCGAGCCTCTTGACAACTACGAAAATGTCCTTCGCTTTTTGACCCTCGTTTCTTCCGATGAGGGCATGAACATCGGGATGCGCCACATATCGCTTTCAACCTGCGGTATCGTGGATAAGATATATGATTTAGCCGAAAAAAGACTGCAGTTGACTCTTTCCGTTTCGCTTCACGCGCCGAACGATAACATCCGTTCGCGTCTGATGCCGGTGAACAGCCGGTGGAATGTGGAAGAGTTTTTAAAAGCCTGCCGTTATTATTTGAACTGTACTGGCCGGCGCATTTCCTTTGAGTATGCGCTCATCGGCGGCGTCAACGACAGCAGCGAGTGCGCTGAGGAGTTAGCCGCCAAGCTGGAGGGAATGCTTTGCCATGTAAACCTGATTCCGGTGAATAACGTGAAGGGTTCTCCCTTCCGTCCAAGCACGCCGGAGAGGGAACAGCAATTCCTTCGCATCCTAGGCAAGGCGGGCATAAACGCAACCGTTCGTAGAACTCTCGGCGCAGATATCGACGCTTCCTGTGGCCAGCTTCGGCGCAGGTATGAAGAGGAGGCGGCTCATGTTTAA
- a CDS encoding zinc metallopeptidase yields MDAFGLYYFDYTYFLFMVPALIITMAAQIGVQSAFTKYSRVRTVRGMTGAQAAEAVARLGGAWVTIRPVAGNLTDFFDPRNHTINLSQNVYGSTSIAAIGVAAHEAGHSVQDAQGYFPNKIRTALVPITNIGSRLSMPLILIGLLLPVQYDYVVYTGIALYALVVLFQLATLPVEFNASRRAIRALGETGILTQEELVGARKVLTAAAMTYLAASFTALVSLLRLLFIAGSRGRSD; encoded by the coding sequence ATGGACGCTTTCGGACTTTATTATTTTGATTACACCTATTTTCTCTTCATGGTGCCCGCCCTCATTATCACCATGGCGGCACAGATTGGGGTGCAATCTGCTTTTACAAAATATTCCCGCGTCCGCACAGTGCGCGGAATGACGGGTGCGCAAGCCGCTGAGGCGGTAGCGCGTTTGGGAGGGGCTTGGGTCACGATTCGCCCGGTTGCCGGAAATCTGACGGATTTTTTCGACCCGCGGAACCATACCATCAACCTTTCGCAGAATGTTTACGGTTCCACATCCATTGCGGCAATCGGTGTCGCGGCGCATGAGGCCGGTCATTCCGTGCAGGATGCACAGGGGTATTTTCCCAACAAGATACGCACGGCGCTTGTTCCGATTACCAACATCGGCTCGCGCCTTTCCATGCCGCTGATTTTGATTGGCCTTCTCCTGCCGGTGCAGTACGATTACGTTGTCTACACAGGCATCGCGCTTTATGCGCTGGTGGTACTGTTCCAGCTTGCAACCCTGCCGGTGGAATTCAATGCGAGCCGTCGCGCCATTCGTGCCCTGGGTGAAACGGGAATTCTCACCCAGGAAGAGCTTGTCGGCGCGAGAAAGGTTCTCACCGCCGCCGCCATGACCTACCTTGCTGCGAGCTTTACGGCGCTGGTTTCGCTGCTGCGTCTGCTTTTCATCGCCGGAAGCCGCGGGAGGAGCGACTGA
- the rsmB gene encoding 16S rRNA (cytosine(967)-C(5))-methyltransferase RsmB, whose product MAGARSAALKALLRVEKEDAYSNLVLDSVLESSGLDSRDQALATTIFYGVLEHQITLDYILGAYSRTPVKKLSPVVLEILRIGLYQLKYLEKIPPSAAVNECVALAKKNGEFRAAGFVNAVLRSFLRNPEKARLPDKNREPLRYRSVLYSCPEALVEFWQKQYGTEIADKILEGSSAKPDFFIRVNNIRISEQELLERLQAEGIEAEPVPWLEGALRVVKNAAGLKQFSGYREGLFHVQDLASQICCHVLDPQPGERIADVCAAPGGKTFTIAERMENRGEVISCDVYPQRTQLIASGAQRLGLTAVHTQTRDAANPQGNLPAVNRVLCDVPCSGLGVIRRKPEIRYKFPLTIDSLPDLQYRILCKSAALVADGGVLVYSTCTLNPAENSAVAERFLREQEGFEPLALRLPDNIVHVVDEPEYQLTLIPELHGPDGFFIAAFQKR is encoded by the coding sequence ATGGCGGGAGCAAGGTCAGCAGCGCTGAAAGCGCTCCTTCGGGTAGAGAAGGAGGACGCTTATTCCAACTTGGTGCTGGATTCCGTTTTGGAATCTTCCGGACTTGACAGCAGAGACCAAGCGCTTGCAACCACGATTTTTTACGGAGTCTTGGAACATCAAATCACGCTGGATTATATTCTCGGTGCGTATTCACGAACACCGGTGAAAAAACTTTCCCCTGTGGTTCTCGAGATTCTCCGCATCGGACTTTATCAATTGAAGTACCTTGAAAAAATTCCGCCGTCAGCCGCCGTGAATGAATGTGTGGCGCTGGCGAAGAAAAACGGGGAATTCCGCGCGGCCGGCTTTGTGAATGCCGTCCTTCGCAGTTTCCTGCGGAATCCGGAGAAAGCCCGTCTTCCGGATAAAAACCGCGAACCGCTTCGCTACCGGAGTGTTCTTTATTCCTGCCCCGAAGCGCTTGTGGAATTTTGGCAAAAGCAATACGGAACCGAGATTGCGGATAAAATTCTTGAGGGCAGTTCCGCAAAACCCGACTTTTTCATCCGTGTGAATAACATCCGCATTTCGGAGCAAGAATTATTGGAAAGACTTCAGGCGGAGGGCATCGAGGCGGAGCCGGTTCCTTGGCTTGAAGGAGCTTTGCGGGTCGTGAAAAACGCCGCAGGGCTGAAACAGTTTTCCGGTTACCGTGAGGGGCTGTTTCATGTTCAGGACCTTGCTTCCCAGATTTGCTGCCACGTACTCGACCCGCAGCCGGGGGAGCGCATCGCCGATGTCTGCGCCGCACCCGGAGGGAAGACGTTCACCATCGCCGAACGCATGGAGAACCGCGGAGAAGTCATTTCCTGCGATGTTTATCCGCAGCGTACCCAATTAATTGCAAGCGGGGCACAGCGCCTCGGCCTAACTGCTGTGCATACACAGACGCGCGATGCGGCGAATCCGCAGGGCAATCTTCCGGCAGTGAACCGTGTTTTGTGCGATGTGCCCTGTTCGGGCCTCGGCGTCATACGCCGGAAGCCGGAAATTCGCTATAAATTTCCATTGACTATTGACAGCTTGCCCGATTTGCAGTACCGTATTCTGTGTAAATCAGCCGCCCTTGTAGCAGATGGAGGGGTTTTGGTCTATTCCACCTGCACCTTGAACCCAGCGGAAAACTCTGCGGTAGCAGAACGCTTCCTTCGGGAACAGGAAGGCTTTGAGCCACTGGCGCTGCGGCTGCCGGACAACATCGTTCATGTAGTGGATGAACCAGAGTACCAGCTTACGCTGATTCCGGAACTTCATGGGCCGGACGGCTTTTTCATCGCTGCGTTTCAAAAAAGGTAG
- the pknB gene encoding Stk1 family PASTA domain-containing Ser/Thr kinase: MEQYTGKRLDGRYEIHEVIGVGGMAVVYRAYDTIEDRTVAVKILKDEYSQNAEFLRRFRNESKAIAVLSHPNIVKVYDVSIGDRIQYIVEEYIDGITLKEYLDQQKQIKWKEAIHFAIQILRALEHAHGKGIVHRDIKPQNIMLLQDGTIKVTDFGIARFAHSETRTMTDRAIGSVHYIAPEQARGGYTDEKTDIYSVGVMLYEMLTGQLPFEADNAVSVAIMQLQTDPKPPREINPSIPEGLEEITLRAMQKDPERRYQSAAEMLRDIEEFRRNPAARFEYKYFIDEKPTKYIDAIESVKSSGQSNYNDNYDYVEELERVPEKKKKPVAIYVIAGIAIAFIIGAVALGISSLLKQKQNEPYDVTMPNYVGKMYNDVVNAASSDSKYAFTFTEEKKNDSTHPAGTIIDQIPKAGSVVKSNASVTLVVSTGVEPVVMPDVTDKTEEEATAELSAAGLKANVIKVIDDNVEKGHVVNTDPRAGQEVEKGSEVKVYVSSGKAEEEIAVPDVARYPLQQAESVIAAAGLTVGDKTYQDDENLPKDYVISTNPLNGVKLKKGGKVDLILSSGKAPSKDVTIQLKLPQNDPRQLYVHAYIDRKLVYQSIVNAAASDTTPLKCSGFTGTKTLKVFLDDKENVLSHLYAEFSVNFTTGEYTQTQGYYDLLQPKPNNDNQSNPENGANP; encoded by the coding sequence ATGGAACAATACACGGGCAAGCGTCTTGACGGTCGCTATGAGATTCACGAGGTTATCGGCGTGGGCGGAATGGCTGTTGTCTACCGCGCGTATGATACGATTGAAGACCGTACGGTCGCCGTGAAAATTCTGAAGGATGAATATTCGCAGAATGCTGAGTTTCTCCGCCGTTTCCGCAATGAATCCAAGGCGATTGCGGTTTTGTCGCACCCGAATATTGTGAAGGTCTACGACGTCAGCATCGGCGATCGCATTCAATATATCGTAGAGGAATATATCGACGGAATTACGCTGAAAGAATACCTCGATCAGCAGAAGCAGATTAAATGGAAAGAAGCCATTCATTTTGCCATTCAGATTCTGCGTGCGCTCGAGCATGCGCATGGCAAGGGAATTGTCCACCGTGACATCAAACCGCAGAACATCATGCTTCTGCAGGATGGGACCATTAAGGTGACGGATTTCGGCATCGCGCGTTTTGCACACAGCGAGACTCGCACCATGACGGACAGAGCCATCGGCTCCGTTCATTACATCGCGCCGGAACAGGCGCGCGGCGGCTACACCGATGAAAAAACGGATATTTATTCTGTGGGCGTCATGCTGTATGAGATGCTGACCGGTCAGCTTCCGTTTGAAGCGGACAACGCTGTTTCCGTAGCCATCATGCAGTTACAGACAGATCCTAAGCCTCCGAGGGAAATCAATCCTTCCATTCCGGAAGGCCTCGAGGAAATCACTCTGCGGGCGATGCAGAAAGACCCGGAGCGTCGCTATCAGTCTGCCGCAGAAATGCTGCGAGATATCGAGGAGTTCCGCCGCAATCCTGCAGCAAGGTTCGAGTATAAATATTTTATCGACGAAAAGCCTACCAAATATATTGATGCCATCGAATCTGTAAAAAGTTCGGGACAGTCCAATTATAACGATAACTACGACTACGTTGAAGAATTGGAGCGCGTTCCGGAAAAGAAGAAAAAGCCGGTCGCGATTTACGTAATTGCAGGCATTGCCATAGCGTTCATCATCGGTGCTGTCGCACTTGGAATTTCATCGTTGCTAAAGCAAAAACAAAATGAGCCGTATGATGTAACCATGCCGAACTACGTCGGCAAGATGTACAACGACGTTGTGAATGCTGCTTCGTCCGATTCCAAGTACGCCTTTACGTTTACGGAGGAGAAAAAGAACGATTCTACCCATCCGGCTGGGACAATCATTGACCAGATTCCAAAGGCGGGTTCCGTTGTAAAGTCGAACGCTTCGGTCACTCTGGTCGTCAGTACCGGCGTGGAACCGGTGGTTATGCCGGATGTGACGGATAAAACCGAAGAAGAAGCCACCGCGGAGCTCTCCGCCGCAGGGCTGAAAGCAAATGTCATCAAAGTGATCGACGACAATGTTGAGAAGGGGCACGTTGTCAATACGGATCCCAGAGCAGGCCAGGAAGTGGAGAAAGGCTCCGAAGTAAAAGTATACGTCAGTTCCGGTAAGGCTGAGGAAGAAATTGCGGTGCCGGATGTCGCACGCTATCCTCTTCAGCAGGCAGAGTCGGTCATTGCCGCGGCAGGCCTGACAGTGGGCGACAAGACGTACCAGGATGACGAAAATCTTCCTAAGGATTACGTCATTTCAACAAACCCGCTTAATGGCGTGAAGCTGAAAAAGGGCGGAAAAGTCGATCTTATTTTGAGTTCGGGTAAGGCGCCGTCTAAAGATGTTACGATTCAGCTGAAATTGCCGCAAAACGACCCAAGACAGCTTTATGTGCATGCGTATATTGACAGAAAACTTGTGTATCAGTCCATTGTGAATGCAGCAGCCAGCGATACCACTCCTTTGAAATGCAGCGGCTTTACGGGCACGAAAACGTTAAAGGTTTTCCTTGATGACAAAGAGAACGTGTTAAGTCACCTCTATGCAGAATTCTCTGTGAATTTTACAACCGGGGAATATACCCAGACGCAGGGTTACTATGATTTGCTGCAGCCGAAACCCAATAATGATAACCAATCAAATCCAGAGAATGGTGCAAATCCTTGA
- a CDS encoding Stp1/IreP family PP2C-type Ser/Thr phosphatase yields the protein MFKVFSQSDVGLVRKSNEDDCRCGVFSENAAWAVVCDGMGGVNGGNIASSIAVQKISETILAGYREGMSSDAVRELIVSSIAGANKAVHEMAGTDAMLTGMGTTVVAVVISDSIVHVAHAGDSRAYLISPDGELHRLTTDHSVVQEMVDKGDLTEQQARVHPQKNIITRALGVESSLQIDYSETSILPGSRVLICTDGLTNYVEEESLSALSKEYSGKELTENLIGLAKKAGGGDNITVVLLEDKPE from the coding sequence ATGTTTAAGGTTTTCAGCCAAAGCGATGTGGGTTTGGTCAGAAAATCGAATGAAGATGATTGCCGGTGCGGCGTTTTTTCCGAAAACGCGGCATGGGCTGTCGTCTGCGATGGAATGGGAGGCGTGAACGGCGGCAATATTGCAAGCAGTATTGCGGTTCAGAAAATTTCGGAAACCATTCTTGCAGGTTACCGAGAAGGCATGAGCAGCGATGCTGTGCGCGAATTGATTGTTTCGTCCATTGCAGGTGCCAATAAAGCAGTGCATGAAATGGCGGGCACTGACGCGATGCTCACCGGAATGGGCACGACTGTGGTTGCGGTTGTCATATCTGATTCCATCGTGCATGTTGCGCATGCCGGCGACAGCCGCGCCTACCTCATTTCACCAGATGGCGAGCTTCATCGCCTGACAACGGATCACTCCGTTGTGCAGGAAATGGTGGATAAAGGAGACCTGACGGAACAGCAGGCCCGGGTTCATCCACAAAAAAATATCATCACGCGGGCGCTTGGTGTGGAGTCCTCCCTCCAAATTGATTACAGCGAAACTTCCATCTTGCCGGGAAGCCGGGTTCTTATCTGCACCGACGGGCTGACAAATTATGTGGAGGAAGAAAGCCTGTCTGCTCTTTCCAAAGAGTACAGCGGAAAAGAATTGACGGAAAATCTGATCGGGCTGGCAAAAAAAGCCGGCGGGGGCGATAACATCACGGTTGTCCTTCTGGAAGATAAGCCCGAATGA
- the rsgA gene encoding ribosome small subunit-dependent GTPase A, protein MKDYSEGLILKGIGGFYYVETSDGVIECRARGVFRKKGMTPLAGDRVKIRVSSDKTGFVEEILPRKNCLARPPVANIDCLVIVVSTCEPSPNTLVIDRLIAEAEAAGIEPVLAISKIDLQSADGLSEIYGKVGIRLFYVSPVHGTDGLETILPGKITAFTGNSGVGKSTLLNRMFSTFHLQTGEISQKLGRGRHTTRQVELLKLPEGGYVIDTPGFSALDSEMSSALTKDNVAECFREFRPYLNQCRFTSCTHTCEKGCAVLAAVKEGVISSSRHESYCVIYQEMKEKKSWQKKEKSAL, encoded by the coding sequence ATGAAAGACTATTCTGAAGGGTTAATATTAAAGGGAATCGGAGGTTTCTACTATGTAGAAACCTCCGATGGGGTTATTGAGTGCCGTGCACGCGGCGTTTTCCGCAAAAAGGGAATGACTCCTTTGGCCGGTGACCGCGTGAAGATTCGTGTTTCGTCTGACAAAACCGGTTTTGTGGAAGAGATTTTGCCGCGGAAAAATTGCCTTGCGCGTCCCCCCGTTGCGAACATAGACTGCTTGGTGATTGTTGTTTCCACCTGTGAACCGTCCCCGAATACGCTCGTAATTGACCGCCTGATTGCCGAGGCGGAGGCAGCTGGCATTGAGCCAGTTTTGGCGATTTCAAAGATAGACCTTCAAAGCGCCGATGGACTTTCCGAAATATACGGGAAAGTCGGGATTCGGCTTTTTTATGTCTCTCCGGTTCATGGAACCGACGGGCTGGAAACGATTCTTCCGGGGAAGATTACCGCCTTTACCGGAAATTCCGGTGTCGGCAAGTCAACCTTGCTCAACAGAATGTTTAGCACATTCCATCTGCAGACTGGGGAAATCAGTCAAAAACTCGGCCGCGGGCGCCATACCACGCGGCAGGTGGAACTGCTGAAGCTGCCGGAAGGCGGATATGTCATTGACACCCCCGGCTTTTCCGCCCTTGATTCCGAGATGAGCAGTGCCCTTACAAAGGATAATGTTGCGGAGTGTTTCCGCGAGTTCCGGCCCTACCTGAACCAGTGCCGTTTTACTTCCTGCACTCATACCTGCGAGAAGGGCTGCGCGGTTCTCGCGGCGGTGAAGGAAGGCGTTATCAGTTCCTCACGCCACGAAAGTTATTGTGTAATTTATCAGGAGATGAAAGAAAAGAAATCATGGCAGAAGAAAGAAAAATCTGCGCTGTAG